The DNA region ATGTACGTCAAGACCACAGTTATCATCACCCAAGCCAAGCTGACAAAAATGTCCTTTGAAGCGGGGATGTCTTTTAACCGCACAAATAACCTGAACCGCCCCCTGTCTATTCCATAAGTGGCGCCGAATCCGACAACCGCCAGATAGACCGCCAGCGTTGGCAATCCGAGTTTGAATGAAAGAATCAGCCCGGCCGCCAATGCGGCGACGGCGACACCCCAAAAAAGGGAATTATATTTGAGGTGGTAGTAGTACTTTCTGATTTGGCTTTTTTGAATCTCTTTTGGCCGCAAAAGCTGGTTTGTGAGATAGGTTGCGGCTATCGCGCAGAAAGCCGCTCCCACTATCAGCGGGTTCGGCTTTTCCCGGAGCATAATCATATTGGCATAGGTAAGCATCGCCCCGCCGGCGGCGAGAAAGAGGTTGCTTTTGACGAAAAACCCCAGTATTTCGATGTAAAACGGCTTGCGCTGCTCTTTGATGCCGGCGAGTTTCGCCACCACCGCGTCGATGATCCACTTCGGGGTGGAAGCGCCGGCGGTGACCCCTATGCGCCGATATTTAGAGAGATCGGCCAAGTCGAGCTCGTCATCCGTTTCTATGTGATATGCGTCAAGACCATGTTCTTTCGCTATGGCCGCAAGCCGGGTTGTGTTGGCGGAATTTTTCCCGCCCACGATAACCATGGCATCGACTTCCTTCGCAAGCCGGATCACCTCGCTCTGCCGCTCGTCGGTGGCTTCGCAGATGGTATCCCCTATTTCGATGCCGCGGCATTTTTCCCTGAAGTACCTGGTTATGGCGGTGTAGTTTTCGATATCGCAGGTTGTTTGGGCGGCGACAAAGACTTTATCGAAATCCGGCAGTTTTTTGGCCTCTTCGAGGGATGCAACGACGTATACCGGCGTTTCCGCGAATCCTTTCAAGCCGGTCACTTCGGCATGGCCGTCATCGCCGACGATCACCACCGTATAGCCTTTGCGGGAGTATTTGCGGATCATTCCCTGAACCTTGGCGACCAAGGGGCATGTTGCATCGCTTATTTTCAGCCCGTGGCGCTTTAAGTCTTCCCTCTTTTGCGGGGTGATGCCGTGCGTCCGGATGATAACTTCGCTCCCCGGCTGGAGCTTGTCCAGATCGGTTTCCACATGGATGTTCTTGCTTTCCAGCAGTTTTATCAGTTGCGGGTTGTGGATGAGCGGGCCGTAGGTGTAGACCTCTTTGTTCTTGCCGCGCGCCGATTCCAGCGTGATGTCGATAGCCCGCTTTACCCCCCAGCAAAAGCCGGCGGTTT from Nitrospinota bacterium includes:
- the ispH gene encoding 4-hydroxy-3-methylbut-2-enyl diphosphate reductase — translated: MAEIKLAKTAGFCWGVKRAIDITLESARGKNKEVYTYGPLIHNPQLIKLLESKNIHVETDLDKLQPGSEVIIRTHGITPQKREDLKRHGLKISDATCPLVAKVQGMIRKYSRKGYTVVIVGDDGHAEVTGLKGFAETPVYVVASLEEAKKLPDFDKVFVAAQTTCDIENYTAITRYFREKCRGIEIGDTICEATDERQSEVIRLAKEVDAMVIVGGKNSANTTRLAAIAKEHGLDAYHIETDDELDLADLSKYRRIGVTAGASTPKWIIDAVVAKLAGIKEQRKPFYIEILGFFVKSNLFLAAGGAMLTYANMIMLREKPNPLIVGAAFCAIAATYLTNQLLRPKEIQKSQIRKYYYHLKYNSLFWGVAVAALAAGLILSFKLGLPTLAVYLAVVGFGATYGIDRGRFRLFVRLKDIPASKDIFVSLAWVMITVVLTYISAKQGKDITFPILITFGIAYTRSVLFDIRDIYADQVIGKEVMPMLVGKEHAKKTLYGVLLGISIICIIDLLMGSRGSLMAAYLLGVAYLLGFVYYNENKVWIHSAKFDFFLDMPYFIIGLTIYLLA